One genomic segment of Panicum virgatum strain AP13 chromosome 2N, P.virgatum_v5, whole genome shotgun sequence includes these proteins:
- the LOC120658160 gene encoding triosephosphate isomerase, chloroplastic-like isoform X2 — translation MAAAPGSLACSSRLSRLADLRRTPAAPAAPQQVHLGCSRRRAQRTVAMAGSGKNGTKDSISKLVSELNAATLETDVDVVVAPPFIYIDQVKNSLTGRIEVSSQNVWIGKGGAYTGEISAEQLVDIGCQWVILGHSERRNIIGETDEFIGKKAAYALSQNVKVIACIGELLEEREAGKTFDVCFKQMKAYADSISNWADVVIAYEPVWAIGTGKVATPEQAQEVHAAIRDWLKTNVSPDVASSIRIIYGGSVNAANCAELAKKEDIDGFLVGGASLKGPDFTTIINSVTSKKVAA, via the exons ATGGCTGCGGCGCCGGGGTCCCTCGCGTGCTCCTCCCGCCTCTCCCGCCTCGCGgacctccgccgcacgccggcggcccCTGCTGCCCCGCAGCAGGTCCACCTCggctgctcccgccgccgcgcgcagcgcaccgtcgccatggctggatCCGGCAAG AATGGAACAAAGGACTCCATTAGCAAGCTTGTATCTGAATTGAATGCTGCTACACTCGAAACTGATGTAG ATGTTGTGGTGGCACCTCCATTCATTTATATTGACCAGGTCAAGAATTCACTAACTGGTCGTATTGAGGTTTCTTCTCAGAATGTATGGATCGGAAAAGGAGGAGCCTACACTGGAGAGATCAG TGCAGAACAATTGGTGGACATAGGCTGTCAATGGGTAATTCTTGGGCACTCTGAGCGTAGAAATATTATTGGTGAAACTGATGAG TTTATCGGGAAGAAGGCTGCATATGCATTGAGCCAAAATGTTAAGGTTATTGCCTGCATAGGAGAGCTGTTGGAAGAGAGGGAAGCAGGGAAAACTTTCGATGTATGTTTTAAGCAGATGAAGGCTTATGCAG ATAGTATTTCAAACTGGGCCGATGTTGTAATTGCATACGAGCCTGTTTGGGCAATTGGAACTGGAAAAGTTGCTACTCCTGAACAAGCCCAGGAAGTTCATGCTGCCATACGCGATTGGTTGAAGACCAATGTATCACCTGATGTTGCCTCTAGCATTCGAATAATTTATGGAG GTTCTGTAAATGCTGCCAATTGTGCGGAGCTTGCAAAGAAAGAAGATATTGATGGTTTTCTTGTTGGTGGTGCCTCTTTGAAG GGCCCGGACTTCACCACCATTATCAACTCAGTGACTTCCAAGAAAGTTGCAGCCTGA
- the LOC120658160 gene encoding triosephosphate isomerase, chloroplastic-like isoform X1, translated as MAAAPGSLACSSRLSRLADLRRTPAAPAAPQQVHLGCSRRRAQRTVAMAGSGKFFVGGNWKCNGTKDSISKLVSELNAATLETDVDVVVAPPFIYIDQVKNSLTGRIEVSSQNVWIGKGGAYTGEISAEQLVDIGCQWVILGHSERRNIIGETDEFIGKKAAYALSQNVKVIACIGELLEEREAGKTFDVCFKQMKAYADSISNWADVVIAYEPVWAIGTGKVATPEQAQEVHAAIRDWLKTNVSPDVASSIRIIYGGSVNAANCAELAKKEDIDGFLVGGASLKGPDFTTIINSVTSKKVAA; from the exons ATGGCTGCGGCGCCGGGGTCCCTCGCGTGCTCCTCCCGCCTCTCCCGCCTCGCGgacctccgccgcacgccggcggcccCTGCTGCCCCGCAGCAGGTCCACCTCggctgctcccgccgccgcgcgcagcgcaccgtcgccatggctggatCCGGCAAG TTCTTTGTGGGGGGCAACTGGAAGTGC AATGGAACAAAGGACTCCATTAGCAAGCTTGTATCTGAATTGAATGCTGCTACACTCGAAACTGATGTAG ATGTTGTGGTGGCACCTCCATTCATTTATATTGACCAGGTCAAGAATTCACTAACTGGTCGTATTGAGGTTTCTTCTCAGAATGTATGGATCGGAAAAGGAGGAGCCTACACTGGAGAGATCAG TGCAGAACAATTGGTGGACATAGGCTGTCAATGGGTAATTCTTGGGCACTCTGAGCGTAGAAATATTATTGGTGAAACTGATGAG TTTATCGGGAAGAAGGCTGCATATGCATTGAGCCAAAATGTTAAGGTTATTGCCTGCATAGGAGAGCTGTTGGAAGAGAGGGAAGCAGGGAAAACTTTCGATGTATGTTTTAAGCAGATGAAGGCTTATGCAG ATAGTATTTCAAACTGGGCCGATGTTGTAATTGCATACGAGCCTGTTTGGGCAATTGGAACTGGAAAAGTTGCTACTCCTGAACAAGCCCAGGAAGTTCATGCTGCCATACGCGATTGGTTGAAGACCAATGTATCACCTGATGTTGCCTCTAGCATTCGAATAATTTATGGAG GTTCTGTAAATGCTGCCAATTGTGCGGAGCTTGCAAAGAAAGAAGATATTGATGGTTTTCTTGTTGGTGGTGCCTCTTTGAAG GGCCCGGACTTCACCACCATTATCAACTCAGTGACTTCCAAGAAAGTTGCAGCCTGA
- the LOC120658161 gene encoding rRNA-processing protein UTP23 homolog, whose amino-acid sequence MRVKKRSKHRKAVKFYSTCFGFREPYKVLIDGTFVHHLITQRLCPADEALRDLLSASRTPALFTSKCIVAELRRLGKSHAESFDAAQLLATTNCEHDKVVSAVNCVPTLIGDKNPEHFFVATQDADLREKLREIPGVPVIYGLKNSLFIEQPSVQQHKFAQLDEEKRLNMDISEYKKLMKASSEGKTTASENGSDGEQHERPFSSLVKNALGVADKSKFKRNRAKGPNPLSCKKKKPKPQPSAIQNQGAMVDGEAKRKRVRKRKRSQKDNKQAETTS is encoded by the exons ATGCGGGTTAAGAAGCGTTCGAAGCACCGCAAAGCGGTCAAGTTCTATTCCACCTGCTTCGGCTTCCGCGAGCCTTACAAGGTCCTCATCGACGGCACCTTCGTCCACCACCTCATCACCCAGCGCCTCTGCCCGGCCGATGAGGCACTCCGCGACCTCCTATCGGCCTCCAGGACGCCAGCCCTCTTCACCTCCAAGTGTATCGTCGCAGAGCTCAGGCGACTCGGCAAGTCGCATGCCGAATCCTTCGACGCCGCTCAGCTTCTCGCCACAACCAA CTGTGAGCATGACAAGGTTGTCAGTGCAGTGAATTGTGTCCCAACACTGATAGGTGATAAGAATCCTGAGCATTTCTTTGTTGCCACCCAAGACGCTGATCTCCGGGAAAAGCTAAGAGAG ATTCCTGGGGTTCCTGTAATATATGGACTGAAGAACTCCTTATTTATAGAGCAACCCTCTGTTCAGCAACACAAGTTTGCTCAATTGGACGAGGAGAAGCGTCTCAATATGGATATATCTGAGTATAAGAAGTTAATGAAGGCTTCATCAGAAGGAAAGACAACAGCTAGTGAAAATGGAAGTGACGGAGAACAACATGAGAGGCCTTTCAGTTCCCTTGTAAAAAATGCACTTGGTGTTGCAGATAAAAGCAAGTTTAAAAGGAACAGAGCAAAG GGTCCAAACCCACTCTCCTGCAAGAAAAAGAAACCAAAGCCCCAGCCCTCAGCTATTCAAAATCAG GGGGCTATGGTTGATGGCGAGGCAAAGAGAAAGAGGGTTCGTAAGCGGAAGAGAAGCCAGAAAGATAACAAACAAGCAGAGACGACGAGCTAA